The following proteins are encoded in a genomic region of Tigriopus californicus strain San Diego chromosome 6, Tcal_SD_v2.1, whole genome shotgun sequence:
- the LOC131882393 gene encoding uncharacterized protein LOC131882393: MIGSEADKANKALLKDVVRLIWLEDISDDKIMIKQLKCGEWSNTHIWTRHKALQFQFSDLFQSFQFCRQPLFTIPVFAVAANNLFMLKNPLTKTVDFHGFERSMVEEFGKDIGFQTKLVFSRFGDINGTDALGLVHSGKAEMTMGFLSLTHLRSRYFAFSYPHEDSSIGMFMQRPNSLKKWLAMVWPLDDLTWLAIIANVLLFTVAFWLWLGPRRTSIFSAFGVVLSFILKKGLTGYHLNGRIRSHKTRLFLLGWIAAIVFLKIWYKTTLRAVLISPWQHSPPETMEDVLKEKPTLFVLSGGAPDRFLSNLDVPVFKELRNSPNYKRISYNDLPQIMRMVQTDTSKVFINGVMSNYGQTLNQVFNSENEVQKIFAFEGDCSHVIVFCNHFVLKPCGHFTCCRSDRTRCIKRHHSPWSKNLLGA; this comes from the exons ATGATTGGATCCGAGGCTGACAAAGCCAACAAGGCTCTTTTGAAGGACGTTGTGAGGCTCATTTGGTTGGAAGATATTTCTGATGACAAGATAATGATCAAGCAACTTAAGTGCGGCGAATGGTCTAATACTCACATTTGGACTCGTCACAAAGCCCTGCAGTTCCAATTTAGCGACCTCTTTCAAAGCTTTCAGTTCTGCAGACAGCCATTGTTCACCATTCCCGTGTTTGCCGTGGCTGCCAACAATCTGTTCATGTTGAAGAATCCCTTGACCAAAACTGTGGattttcatggatttgaaaGATCTATGGTGGAAGAGTTCGGGAAAGACATTGGCTTTCAAACTAA GTTGGTATTTAGTAGGTTCGGCGATATCAATGGAACAGACGCTTTGGGTTTGGTACATTCAGGG AAAGCCGAGATGACCATGGGTTTCCTGTCCTTGACCCATCTCAGGTCCAGGTACTTCGCCTTCAGTTACCCTCACGAAGACAGCTCCATCGGCATGTTCATGCAACGACCGAATTCTTTGAAGAAGTGGCTGGCCATGGTTTGGCCTTTGGATGATCTCACGTGGTTGGCCATCATCGCCAATGTCTTGTTGTTCACAGTGGCCTTTTGGCTGTGGCTCGGCCCTCGGCGAACCTCCATCTTCAGCGCTTTTGGAGTGGTCCTGTCCTTTATTCTGAAGAAAGGCCTCACCGGGTATCATCTCAACGGAAGAATCCGGAGTCACAAGACCCGATTGTTTCTTTTGGGGTGGATCGCTGCCATTGTGTTCCTGAAGATCTGGTACAAGACCACTTTAAGGGCCGTCTTGATCTCTCCTTGGCAGCACAGTCCCCCTGAAACTATGGAGGATGTACTCAAAGAGAAACCCACATTGTTCGTTTTAAGTGGTGGAGCTCCGGACAGGTTCCTATCC AATCTGGATGTGCCTGTTTTCAAAGAGCTGAGAAACAGTCCCAATTATAAACGAATCAGTTACAATGATTTACCTCAGATTATGAGAATGGTTCAAACGGATACGTCCAAGGTGTTCATAAACGGAGTCATGTCCAACTATGGACAAACCTTGAACCAGGTGTTCAACTCGGAAAATGAAGTGCAGAAgatatttgcttttgaaggtGATTGTTCCCACGTGATAGTATTTTGTAATCACTTTGTGCTCAAACCATGCGGACATTTCACATGTTGTAGGTCAGACCGGACTCGTTGTATTAAAAGACACCATTCGCCTTGGAGCAAAAACCTTCTTGGTGCGTAG
- the LOC131881685 gene encoding innexin inx2-like isoform X2: MNDQLSEHLPRIAILKSKIPWERLPVIFKLHSQVTVVGLLVATFLVSTYGFVDSSDSAIQCYNGKTPLPEEDEDEDEEDECEKHDTNQILNRYCWISSTFTLPKHFNGVAGQDFLYPGIGPFKEADERIYHAYYQWVPFVLFFQALCFLAPFILWKSLVGEKIEVLSLE; encoded by the exons ATGAACGACCAACTGTCGGAGCACCTTCCTCGGATTGCAATTCTGAAGTCGAAGATCCCTTGGGAACGGCTCCCCGTGATTTTCAAGCTACATAGCCAA GTGACAGTTGTCGGGCTGTTGGTGGCCACGTTTCTCGTGTCAACCTACGGCTTCGTCGACAGCTCGGACTCGGCCATTCAATGCTACAACGGAAAGACTCCTTTAccagaagaagacgaagacgaagacgaagaggatgaATGTGAAAAACACGACACCAACCAAATCCTCAACAG GTATTGTTGGATATCCAGCACATTTACACTACCCAAGCACTTCAACGGGGTTGCGGGCCAAGACTTTCTTTATCCGGGCATTGGGCCGTTCAAGGAAGCGGATGAGCGGATCTACCACGCCTACTATCAATGGGTGCCATTCGTCCTCTTCTTTCAGGCCTTGTGCTTTCTCGCTCCGTTTATCTTGTGGAAATCCTTGGTGGGAGAAAAGATCGAG